In Desulfarculaceae bacterium, the following are encoded in one genomic region:
- a CDS encoding glycosyltransferase yields MTAREKQQNQKQQASVFEIHRLGDLVPPFPQLITVESREELGQWREVLEENLAALDDKIARGEIACSPDKRGDHIAEMPIQGQWRNGPPPQAAPWRETAPAADRPGPPPGDSPVASLRRRLAKVGPLRRLAVRLGLADQVQAAPDPGQLLRAVYCGPASTPPRQLEGLAPLLLSPGYGHGVDPKAQPCKPLPGSFAAWIAARGWTVLAGDAVLAFGDYPGMARDLGMLRGLLGPGQSIITPAGEAAERLAGWGEREPLKGGWLKFSRPAEEWLLERAWPARGRQWPRISVVVPSFNQSAFVRQALESLFSQGYPNLETIVLDPGSTDGTREILREYQSRITRLVLEPDRGQSDALQKGFELATGDIFTWLCTDDLLEPGALFLAAEAFEDYGVDLVVGGCRRINEQGEQVYTHFSAMPFLDPLPLNTRGIINLLGSVEKGHYFYQPEVFFTRNIWRAAGGFLHLKAYYGMDHDLWVRMAMAGGVAVQLPQLLASSRMQANQKTNLGGAGWPHLYQARNFLAHYQRIVEAMDGDC; encoded by the coding sequence TTGACCGCACGGGAAAAGCAGCAAAACCAGAAGCAGCAAGCTTCGGTTTTTGAAATCCACCGGTTGGGCGATCTGGTCCCGCCTTTCCCCCAGCTCATCACCGTGGAGTCGCGGGAGGAGCTGGGGCAATGGCGCGAAGTCCTGGAGGAGAACCTGGCCGCCCTGGACGACAAGATAGCCCGGGGCGAGATCGCCTGCTCTCCGGACAAACGGGGCGACCACATCGCCGAGATGCCCATTCAAGGCCAATGGCGCAACGGCCCGCCACCTCAGGCCGCACCCTGGCGGGAAACGGCCCCCGCCGCCGACCGGCCCGGCCCGCCGCCTGGCGACTCGCCGGTGGCGTCCCTGCGCCGCCGCCTGGCCAAGGTGGGGCCTCTGCGCCGCCTGGCCGTCCGCCTGGGTTTGGCCGACCAAGTCCAGGCCGCCCCGGATCCCGGTCAACTTTTGCGGGCTGTTTACTGCGGCCCCGCCTCGACCCCACCCAGGCAGCTCGAGGGTCTGGCCCCCTTACTGCTGAGCCCGGGTTACGGCCATGGCGTGGACCCCAAGGCCCAACCCTGCAAGCCGTTGCCCGGTTCGTTCGCCGCTTGGATCGCCGCCCGGGGCTGGACAGTCTTGGCCGGGGACGCGGTCTTGGCCTTTGGCGATTACCCAGGCATGGCACGGGATCTGGGCATGCTGCGCGGCTTGCTGGGGCCGGGGCAGAGCATCATTACCCCGGCCGGGGAAGCCGCCGAGCGGCTGGCGGGCTGGGGAGAGCGCGAGCCCCTCAAGGGGGGTTGGCTGAAGTTCAGCCGTCCGGCCGAGGAATGGCTCCTGGAGCGCGCCTGGCCGGCCCGGGGGCGCCAGTGGCCGCGCATAAGCGTGGTGGTGCCCAGCTTCAACCAAAGCGCTTTTGTGCGCCAGGCCCTTGAGTCCCTGTTCAGCCAGGGCTATCCCAACCTGGAAACCATAGTCCTGGACCCGGGCTCCACCGACGGCACCCGGGAAATCCTGCGGGAGTACCAGTCGCGCATCACCCGCCTGGTGCTGGAGCCGGACCGGGGCCAGTCCGATGCCCTGCAAAAAGGCTTCGAACTCGCCACTGGCGATATCTTCACCTGGCTCTGCACCGATGACCTCTTGGAGCCGGGCGCGTTGTTCCTGGCGGCCGAGGCTTTTGAAGATTACGGGGTGGATTTGGTGGTGGGCGGGTGCCGCCGCATCAACGAGCAGGGCGAGCAGGTGTACACCCACTTCAGCGCCATGCCTTTCCTGGACCCCTTGCCGCTCAACACCCGGGGCATTATCAACCTGCTGGGCAGCGTGGAAAAGGGGCACTATTTCTATCAGCCCGAAGTTTTTTTCACGCGTAATATTTGGCGGGCAGCGGGAGGCTTCCTGCACCTGAAGGCCTATTACGGCATGGACCACGACCTGTGGGTGCGCATGGCCATGGCCGGAGGGGTGGCGGTGCAACTGCCCCAGCTACTGGCTTCCAGCAGGATGCAAGCCAACCAAAAGACCAATCTCGGCGGCGCGGGGTGGCCCCATTTATACCAGGCGCGCAATTTTCTGGCCCATTATCAACGTATTGTGGAGGCGATGGACGGAGACTGCTAG
- a CDS encoding acyltransferase family protein: protein MCFVVVIHSGGFWVANFERSLNWLVANLFNASARFAVPCFVMCSGALFLRRKLDTKEEIIAFYRKYLPHYAMYVVAALVIGKGFQLYGNSKAPLFEGLIYNLYNGYAGIIWYFFMFLGLIVATPVLRQIVLNPYITKLFLVLWFLFAVIKTTFDNYLGAFSFYVYNIIYASVFAGYYVLGYQISMININLSRRKIALFVAISWISVLISTSLDCFAKNKFSGFFYLGSSPFVAMFALSIFMYFQKTFVRPSNKLVSELSQATLYVYIVHNFLLPYMKQWLGTKNPAYTFFVPTLATIVLSFAIGLAYLMAKRVGKIATSWYMARGDK, encoded by the coding sequence ATGTGTTTTGTGGTGGTCATCCACTCGGGTGGCTTCTGGGTGGCCAATTTCGAAAGGTCGCTCAACTGGCTGGTGGCCAACCTGTTCAACGCGTCGGCCCGTTTCGCGGTGCCCTGCTTCGTAATGTGCAGCGGCGCCTTGTTTCTGAGAAGGAAGCTGGACACCAAAGAAGAGATAATCGCCTTTTATAGAAAGTACCTCCCCCATTACGCCATGTACGTTGTGGCCGCCTTGGTCATAGGTAAAGGCTTCCAGTTATATGGCAACTCCAAGGCGCCCCTGTTCGAGGGCTTGATCTACAATCTGTACAATGGATATGCGGGTATTATTTGGTACTTTTTCATGTTCCTCGGCCTGATAGTGGCCACTCCTGTTTTGCGCCAAATTGTCCTGAACCCATATATCACTAAATTATTTTTGGTTCTGTGGTTTCTTTTTGCGGTTATTAAAACAACTTTTGACAATTATTTGGGAGCGTTCAGCTTTTATGTTTACAATATAATTTATGCTTCGGTTTTTGCCGGATACTATGTGTTGGGATATCAGATATCCATGATTAATATCAATTTGTCCCGTCGCAAGATTGCGTTGTTCGTAGCCATTTCATGGATCTCGGTGCTGATTTCCACCTCCCTGGATTGTTTTGCCAAAAATAAGTTTTCTGGGTTTTTCTACCTGGGCTCCAGCCCCTTCGTTGCCATGTTCGCCCTGTCGATATTCATGTATTTTCAGAAGACATTCGTAAGACCTTCAAACAAATTAGTGTCAGAATTATCTCAGGCTACGCTATACGTGTACATCGTACATAACTTTCTGCTACCCTATATGAAACAGTGGTTGGGGACCAAAAACCCGGCCTACACTTTTTTCGTCCCGACTCTCGCGACCATTGTCTTGTCTTTTGCAATTGGCTTGGCCTATTTAATGGCCAAGCGCGTTGGCAAAATTGCGACTAGTTGGTATATGGCCAGAGGTGACAAATGA
- a CDS encoding ABC transporter permease, with translation MRHVRAGDVVHGRWPNTMVASLWRNQALLRVLTGRELRARYTGSVLGLMWMILLPLVQLSVYTFVFAYIFRVGVDPLRVGGSGFLGFASVMFCGYVPFVLISETMSIAPGRIVGQPNFVKKVLFPLEILPVSSVLVAFLHALAAMCVLFVVLLLTGDGLTWTAFWLPVLFIPPLLGALGIGWLLSSVGVFARDIGTAIQAIIQILFFATPIAYSIRSMPPSYVPLMRLNPLTGVVENFRLVILYDKAPLWIDFAYPALFALVLMLAGFYFFQRSRKAFADVL, from the coding sequence TTGCGCCATGTCAGGGCCGGAGATGTCGTCCATGGCCGCTGGCCCAACACCATGGTGGCTTCCCTTTGGCGCAACCAGGCCCTGTTGCGGGTGTTGACCGGGCGCGAGCTGAGGGCCCGCTACACCGGCAGCGTCCTGGGCCTGATGTGGATGATCCTGCTGCCCCTGGTGCAGTTGAGCGTATACACCTTTGTTTTCGCCTATATTTTCAGGGTGGGCGTGGACCCTCTACGGGTGGGAGGCAGCGGTTTTTTGGGCTTCGCCTCGGTGATGTTTTGCGGCTACGTGCCTTTCGTTCTGATCAGCGAAACCATGTCCATCGCGCCGGGGCGCATCGTGGGGCAGCCCAATTTCGTGAAAAAGGTTCTGTTCCCCCTGGAGATCCTGCCGGTCTCCTCGGTGCTGGTGGCCTTTTTGCACGCTCTGGCCGCCATGTGCGTGCTCTTCGTGGTGCTCCTGCTCACCGGAGACGGACTCACCTGGACCGCATTCTGGTTGCCGGTGCTGTTCATCCCTCCCCTCCTGGGAGCGCTGGGCATCGGCTGGCTGCTGTCCTCGGTGGGGGTGTTCGCCCGGGACATAGGCACCGCCATCCAGGCCATCATCCAGATATTGTTCTTCGCCACGCCCATCGCCTATTCCATACGCTCCATGCCGCCGAGCTACGTGCCCCTGATGCGGCTCAACCCCCTGACTGGGGTGGTGGAAAACTTCCGGCTGGTGATCCTCTACGACAAGGCCCCCCTGTGGATTGATTTCGCCTACCCCGCCCTGTTCGCCCTGGTACTGATGCTGGCCGGGTTCTACTTCTTCCAACGCTCACGCAAGGCTTTCGCCGATGTCCTCTAG